From a region of the Corallococcus coralloides DSM 2259 genome:
- a CDS encoding 23S rRNA (pseudouridine(1915)-N(3))-methyltransferase RlmH, producing the protein MKVRLLSIGKDRSGLFEPAVQEYARRLEHYTRFELLELNEASGRKLKPGEAKSAEAAAILGKRKPQDWIVALDERGTLLDSVELARYVAKAQTGSKDLLFVIGGDEGLDDSVRGAAHQVMSLSRMTLPHRLARVVLIEQLYRAFTILKGEPYHK; encoded by the coding sequence GTGAAGGTCCGCCTCCTCTCCATCGGCAAGGACCGCTCCGGGTTGTTCGAGCCCGCCGTGCAGGAGTACGCGCGGCGGCTCGAGCACTACACGCGCTTCGAGTTGCTGGAGCTGAACGAAGCCTCGGGCCGCAAGCTCAAGCCCGGCGAGGCGAAGTCCGCGGAGGCCGCCGCCATCCTCGGCAAGCGCAAGCCGCAGGACTGGATCGTCGCGCTGGACGAGCGCGGCACGCTGCTGGATTCGGTGGAGCTTGCCCGCTACGTCGCCAAGGCGCAGACGGGCTCGAAGGACCTGCTCTTCGTCATCGGCGGGGACGAGGGCCTGGACGACTCGGTGCGCGGCGCGGCGCATCAGGTGATGTCGCTGTCGCGGATGACGCTGCCCCACCGGCTGGCGCGGGTGGTGCTCATCGAGCAGCTCTACCGCGCATTCACCATCCTGAAGGGCGAGCCCTACCACAAGTAG
- the rsfS gene encoding ribosome silencing factor: MATKKKTPASKKAKAKSATRAPARKKTAAKKAKPGVRPPPRKKTAAARKKAPKPAAPPAPPKPAENAKARELARRIGNLLLDKKATDVVILDMRGMTSYADYIVIASGESDRQVSAMAENVQVQLKQEAQPLRPISTEGLETGQWVLLDYDDVVAHLFNGEVRAFYDLDGLWADAPREKLS; this comes from the coding sequence ATGGCCACGAAGAAGAAGACCCCTGCATCCAAGAAGGCGAAGGCGAAGAGCGCGACCCGGGCTCCGGCCCGCAAGAAGACGGCCGCCAAGAAGGCGAAGCCGGGTGTGCGTCCGCCGCCGCGCAAGAAGACCGCCGCCGCGCGCAAGAAGGCTCCGAAGCCCGCCGCCCCGCCCGCTCCTCCCAAGCCCGCGGAGAACGCGAAGGCGCGCGAACTGGCGCGCCGCATCGGCAACCTGCTGCTGGACAAGAAGGCCACGGACGTCGTCATCCTCGACATGCGCGGGATGACGTCCTACGCGGACTACATCGTCATCGCCTCCGGCGAGAGCGACCGCCAGGTGAGCGCCATGGCGGAGAACGTCCAGGTGCAGCTCAAGCAGGAGGCGCAGCCCCTGCGCCCCATCAGCACGGAAGGCCTGGAGACGGGCCAGTGGGTGCTGCTGGACTACGACGACGTCGTGGCCCACCTGTTCAACGGCGAGGTGCGCGCCTTCTACGACCTGGACGGGCTGTGGGCGGACGCGCCTCGGGAGAAGCTGTCCTAA
- a CDS encoding tetratricopeptide repeat protein: protein MSDARLEQFKKMTAQFPDAPMAWFSLGKLHLERKEYDSAIQTLETAVRLDPKYAAALVSLGDAYAGAGQTDKAKEVLTTARDHALAQQHPSLAEEIDERIADLD, encoded by the coding sequence ATGAGCGACGCCCGCCTGGAGCAGTTCAAGAAGATGACGGCCCAGTTCCCCGACGCCCCCATGGCCTGGTTCTCCCTGGGGAAGCTCCACCTGGAACGCAAGGAATACGACAGCGCCATCCAGACCCTGGAGACCGCCGTCCGCCTGGACCCGAAGTACGCCGCCGCCCTCGTCTCCCTGGGGGATGCCTACGCGGGGGCCGGCCAGACGGACAAGGCGAAGGAGGTGCTCACCACCGCACGGGACCACGCGCTCGCCCAGCAGCACCCCAGCCTGGCCGAGGAAATCGACGAGCGCATCGCCGACCTGGACTGA